The proteins below come from a single Demetria terragena DSM 11295 genomic window:
- a CDS encoding DUF1003 domain-containing protein, which yields MTDRGTSEDRERDRDKQGRRRDSRRRTPDRLDQPQERRRRILPEIPLSGERFGVLSEKFARFMGTATFLIWMTIFVAVWLAWNTFLPEAAQFDPRELNYSLLTLMLSLQASYAAPLILLAQNRQDDRDRVGLEQDRSRDERNLADTEFLTREVASLRLALRDTATRDFVRSELRSLLDEMEQRGIVRSEAAPETPQPGSPPRD from the coding sequence ATGACCGACCGTGGCACCTCCGAGGACCGCGAGCGCGACCGGGATAAGCAAGGTCGTCGACGCGATAGCCGCCGACGCACACCGGACCGGCTCGACCAACCGCAGGAGCGACGGCGCCGGATCCTGCCGGAGATTCCGCTGAGTGGCGAACGCTTCGGTGTGCTCAGCGAGAAGTTCGCGCGGTTCATGGGTACGGCGACCTTCCTGATCTGGATGACGATTTTCGTCGCGGTGTGGCTCGCCTGGAACACTTTTCTTCCCGAGGCGGCGCAGTTCGACCCACGCGAACTCAACTACTCGTTGCTCACCCTGATGCTGTCCCTCCAGGCGTCCTACGCCGCGCCCCTGATCCTGCTCGCGCAGAACCGTCAGGACGACCGCGATCGGGTCGGGTTGGAGCAGGACCGTTCCCGCGATGAGCGCAATCTCGCCGACACCGAGTTCCTGACCCGGGAGGTCGCCTCCCTGCGACTCGCGCTGCGCGACACCGCAACCAGGGACTTCGTCCGCTCAGAATTGCGTTCGTTGCTGGACGAGATGGAACAGCGCGGCATCGTGCGTTCCGAGGCCGCGCCAGAGACGCCACAGCCGGGCAGCCCGCCCCGGGACTGA